One part of the Melioribacteraceae bacterium genome encodes these proteins:
- the menH gene encoding 2-succinyl-6-hydroxy-2,4-cyclohexadiene-1-carboxylate synthase, with the protein MIIQVDDIEFNILVNESDISKDKLPIIFLHGFTGQSSDWHFIYEKLSDKYLPVAIDLIGHGKSSSPENPDYYSTDSITRQINRIITSLRFKEIVLVGYSMGGRAALSYCCKYHPDIRAAILESSTAGIRNFEQKKERVEFDFLLSERIRTEGVDKFLDYWFSIPLFESLKDIDNLESVKNQRKQNSVIGLSNMLAGFSTGLMPDYWDRLRNINFPVLLISGELDEKYTQINSEMSKLIPESEHIIVKNCGHNVHLENPGLFIKFVDQFLSSHITSR; encoded by the coding sequence ATGATAATTCAGGTTGACGATATTGAATTCAATATTCTTGTTAATGAATCCGACATTTCAAAAGATAAACTCCCGATAATTTTCCTGCACGGTTTTACAGGTCAATCCAGCGACTGGCATTTCATATACGAAAAACTTAGTGACAAATACCTTCCCGTTGCCATAGACCTAATAGGTCATGGAAAAAGCAGTTCGCCCGAAAATCCGGATTATTATTCCACAGATTCAATAACCCGCCAGATAAACAGAATCATTACCTCGCTAAGATTTAAAGAGATTGTACTGGTCGGATATTCAATGGGAGGCCGCGCCGCTCTCTCCTACTGCTGTAAATATCATCCTGATATAAGAGCGGCAATTCTGGAAAGTTCTACGGCAGGTATTAGGAATTTCGAACAGAAAAAAGAAAGAGTAGAATTTGATTTCCTTCTTTCAGAAAGAATTAGAACTGAAGGAGTAGACAAATTTCTTGATTACTGGTTCAGTATTCCGTTATTCGAATCACTTAAAGATATTGATAATCTGGAAAGCGTAAAGAACCAAAGAAAGCAGAATAGTGTTATAGGATTATCAAATATGCTTGCGGGTTTCAGCACGGGATTAATGCCGGATTATTGGGACCGGTTGCGAAACATTAATTTTCCCGTTTTACTTATAAGCGGGGAGCTCGACGAAAAATATACTCAGATTAATTCCGAAATGTCAAAATTAATTCCGGAATCCGAACATATAATTGTTAAGAATTGCGGCCATAATGTTCATTTAGAAAACCCCGGGCTTTTTATTAAATTTGTCGACCAGTTTCTGAGTTCACACATAACTTCCAGGTAA